From a single Endozoicomonas euniceicola genomic region:
- a CDS encoding flavin reductase family protein, translated as MHIDPTATPVKDVYKLLISTVTPRPIAWVSSIDDQGIVNLAPFSFFNVVSVNPPVLGFSPLLDGTGKSKDTLNNIRNTREFVVNVVSHHVADAMNQTSAPYEHHVDELQQTGLTAMPSSLVKPPSVKEAMVHYECRLHDLISFGNDPLAGNLILGQICHIHVNDELKDGNRINVAKLDTVGRMEGSYYSTTRDRFAIDRPTLE; from the coding sequence ATGCATATTGATCCAACTGCGACCCCCGTAAAGGATGTCTACAAATTACTGATCAGTACCGTGACACCAAGACCGATCGCCTGGGTGTCCAGTATTGACGATCAGGGTATTGTCAACCTGGCACCTTTCTCTTTCTTTAATGTGGTGAGTGTTAACCCGCCTGTTCTGGGTTTTTCACCTTTGCTGGACGGCACCGGCAAAAGTAAAGACACCCTGAACAATATCCGCAATACCAGAGAGTTTGTGGTGAATGTGGTCAGTCATCATGTTGCCGATGCCATGAACCAGACTTCCGCCCCCTACGAGCATCATGTGGATGAGCTGCAACAGACAGGGCTGACCGCTATGCCATCATCTCTGGTTAAGCCGCCTTCTGTTAAGGAAGCGATGGTTCATTATGAGTGTCGTTTGCACGATCTGATTTCATTTGGCAACGACCCATTGGCGGGTAATCTGATACTGGGACAGATTTGCCATATTCATGTGAATGATGAACTAAAAGACGGTAATCGTATTAATGTCGCTAAACTCGATACGGTAGGGCGTATGGAGGGCAGTTATTATTCCACCACCAGGGACCGGTTTGCCATCGACCGACCGACACTGGAGTAG
- a CDS encoding Glu/Leu/Phe/Val dehydrogenase dimerization domain-containing protein → MFSSHLSLDEFMLGLHKRNPHEPEFHQAVQEVAQSVIPYINRHPQYIKARILERMTEPDRIITFRVCWEDDEGHIRVNRGYRVQFNNAIGPYKGGLRFASNLTLDTLKFLGFEQTFKNSLTTLPLGAAKGGSDFNPKGKSDLEVMRFCQSYMSEMHKHHWCGSP, encoded by the coding sequence ATGTTCTCCAGTCACCTGAGCCTCGACGAATTCATGCTGGGACTGCACAAGCGCAACCCCCACGAACCTGAGTTTCATCAGGCTGTGCAGGAAGTGGCCCAGAGCGTTATCCCCTACATCAATCGCCATCCGCAGTATATCAAGGCCCGTATCCTTGAACGTATGACGGAACCCGACAGAATCATCACCTTTCGGGTCTGCTGGGAAGATGATGAGGGTCATATACGTGTGAATCGTGGCTACCGGGTTCAGTTTAATAATGCCATTGGCCCTTACAAAGGCGGCCTGCGCTTTGCCTCAAACCTGACCCTCGATACGCTCAAGTTTCTGGGTTTCGAACAGACCTTTAAAAACAGCCTGACCACCCTCCCCCTGGGCGCTGCAAAAGGCGGCTCGGACTTTAACCCTAAAGGCAAAAGTGACCTGGAAGTGATGCGTTTCTGTCAGTCCTATATGAGTGAAATGCACAAGCATCATTGGTGTGGGAGCCCGTGA
- a CDS encoding NAD(P)-dependent oxidoreductase produces MKCTSIIGVGAREISYLFGQYKRLENEFQGVLTGKGLEYGGSLVRKEATGFGTVFFAQEMLREHGHTLEDKTCVVSGSGNVALYTAEKIIELGGKVVAMSDSSGSFYAPDGITKDQLIWLIDLKEVRRGRINEFAEQFGCEFHESAKVWQFPCHLAFACATQNELNLQDAKTLVANRCIAVAEGANMPATLEAVHFLKENNVLFAPAKAANAGGVAVSGLEMSQNSMRMSWSTEELEERLHLIMRRIHQQCLTYGRNGNGQIDYVQGANIAGFKKVADAMLSYGVV; encoded by the coding sequence GTGAAATGCACAAGCATCATTGGTGTGGGAGCCCGTGAAATCAGCTATCTGTTTGGTCAGTACAAACGCCTGGAGAACGAGTTTCAGGGTGTATTAACCGGTAAAGGGCTGGAATACGGCGGTAGCCTGGTTCGCAAGGAAGCCACAGGCTTTGGCACCGTGTTCTTTGCCCAGGAAATGTTAAGGGAGCATGGACATACGCTGGAAGACAAAACCTGCGTCGTATCCGGCTCTGGTAATGTCGCCCTGTATACGGCTGAAAAAATCATTGAGCTGGGTGGTAAAGTGGTTGCCATGTCCGATTCTTCAGGCAGTTTTTATGCCCCTGACGGAATCACCAAAGACCAGTTGATCTGGCTGATTGACCTGAAAGAAGTGCGCCGGGGCCGTATCAACGAATTTGCCGAACAGTTTGGTTGTGAATTCCATGAAAGCGCCAAGGTCTGGCAGTTCCCCTGCCATCTGGCTTTTGCCTGCGCCACACAGAACGAGCTTAACCTGCAAGATGCCAAAACCCTGGTTGCTAATCGCTGCATAGCGGTCGCTGAAGGTGCCAATATGCCCGCCACGCTTGAGGCCGTCCATTTCCTGAAAGAAAACAATGTGCTGTTTGCGCCCGCCAAGGCAGCCAACGCTGGCGGCGTTGCTGTATCCGGACTGGAAATGAGCCAGAACAGCATGAGAATGTCCTGGTCAACCGAAGAACTGGAAGAACGTCTGCATCTGATCATGCGCAGAATCCACCAGCAATGCCTGACCTATGGGCGGAATGGTAATGGACAGATTGATTACGTGCAGGGAGCTAATATTGCCGGATTCAAAAAAGTAGCCGACGCCATGCTGTCATACGGTGTCGTGTAA
- a CDS encoding divergent PAP2 family protein — translation MVVCNTMLLESGVFLGNKILDVVFVAWFSAQFYKVISSVLMEGQVNIRRLWDTGGMPSSHSATVTSLATCVGLSEGWGSTEFAMAAIFAMVVMYDAAGIRRAAGKQAGVLNKIIERLTHKIEEKIHDERLKELLGHTPFEVVIGASLGILVGFVMEGYLLA, via the coding sequence ATGGTTGTTTGCAACACGATGTTATTAGAATCCGGTGTGTTTCTGGGTAATAAAATTCTGGATGTGGTGTTTGTTGCCTGGTTCAGTGCCCAGTTTTACAAGGTTATCAGTTCGGTGTTGATGGAAGGGCAGGTTAATATCCGACGTCTGTGGGACACCGGCGGTATGCCCAGTTCTCACTCGGCGACAGTCACCTCACTGGCTACCTGTGTCGGTTTGTCGGAAGGCTGGGGCAGTACCGAATTTGCCATGGCTGCCATCTTTGCCATGGTAGTGATGTACGACGCGGCCGGAATCCGCAGAGCGGCAGGTAAGCAGGCCGGGGTATTGAATAAAATTATTGAACGGCTGACGCATAAGATCGAAGAAAAAATTCACGACGAGCGGTTGAAAGAGCTGCTGGGGCATACCCCTTTTGAAGTGGTGATTGGTGCTTCCCTGGGTATACTGGTGGGGTTTGTTATGGAAGGCTATCTGCTGGCCTGA